A genomic segment from Bacillus sp. 2205SS5-2 encodes:
- a CDS encoding Cof-type HAD-IIB family hydrolase has translation MIRCIASDMDGTLLNHELQVSEHNKNAIEKAQKQGIEVIVATGRSYEEARYALEEVNLSLPIICSNGAEIRSKDGLVLYSESMSGEKAAHIASTLNELGIYFELYTSTGTYSESYEKGIDIIVDIYQTANPEVPVELIRDGAENRFKNGLIQVVDDYKQLFQDESIHIHKFLAFSMQAAKLKVANEQLATITDIAISSSGSENIEITSAHAQKGIALEQYTKERGISLQECMAIGDNFNDVSMLEKVGHPVVMANGHEDIKMRFPVHTTSNRESGVGTAIDKVVGTLSRR, from the coding sequence ATGATTCGTTGTATTGCATCCGATATGGATGGAACGTTATTAAACCATGAACTACAAGTGAGTGAGCACAATAAAAACGCCATCGAAAAGGCACAGAAACAAGGAATTGAAGTGATTGTTGCAACGGGGCGTTCTTATGAAGAAGCACGATATGCTCTAGAAGAAGTAAATTTATCGCTGCCGATTATTTGTTCCAATGGGGCGGAAATTAGAAGTAAGGACGGATTGGTTCTCTATTCTGAAAGCATGAGTGGTGAAAAAGCAGCACATATCGCCAGTACATTAAATGAGCTAGGCATCTACTTTGAATTGTATACGAGTACAGGAACGTATTCAGAGAGTTATGAAAAAGGTATCGATATCATCGTAGATATTTATCAAACGGCTAATCCAGAGGTACCGGTTGAGCTTATCCGTGATGGAGCAGAAAATCGGTTTAAAAATGGCTTAATTCAAGTGGTTGACGACTATAAGCAGTTGTTTCAAGATGAATCCATTCATATTCATAAATTTCTAGCTTTCTCTATGCAAGCAGCGAAATTGAAAGTGGCAAATGAGCAGCTGGCCACTATTACTGATATTGCTATTAGCTCATCAGGTAGTGAGAATATTGAAATCACATCAGCACATGCTCAAAAAGGCATTGCTCTTGAGCAGTACACCAAAGAACGCGGTATTTCACTGCAAGAGTGCATGGCGATTGGAGACAATTTTAATGATGTTTCAATGTTAGAAAAAGTCGGACACCCAGTTGTGATGGCCAATGGACATGAAGATATCAAAATGCGCTTTCCAGTCCATACGACATCTAACCGTGAGAGCGGTGTTGGGACAGCGATCGATAAAGTAGTAGGAACTCTTTCACGTCGATAA
- a CDS encoding ABC transporter permease, with protein sequence MRILAFVKRIMLQLFRDKRTLALMFLAPLFILTLLWLIFDADPYTASIGVVADSSIQEQFETKGAQAVSESEAYALIETGELDGFILLTGTPTVVVEGSDPSVTKAVMKDVQEWFAKEETSLQMEYVHGNEEMAMFDSFGPILLGFFVFFFVFLVSGVSFLRERTSGTLERLLASPLKIWEMVLGYIAGFGIFTMIQAAIISFFSIYVLDMLMVGNVSLVLTVIVLLSFSALTLGILLSAFAKNELQMMQFIPLVVVPQIFFSGLFNLETISEWLSWIGPITPLYYAGSALRDVMLRGAEISDLTGDLLALLLFSFVFILLNIAALKKYRKI encoded by the coding sequence ATGAGAATACTAGCATTCGTCAAACGGATTATGCTCCAGCTTTTTCGAGATAAACGAACCTTAGCCCTTATGTTTTTAGCACCACTCTTTATTTTAACGCTGCTCTGGTTAATTTTTGACGCGGATCCTTATACCGCTTCTATCGGGGTCGTTGCCGATTCGTCCATTCAAGAACAATTTGAAACCAAAGGAGCACAAGCCGTATCAGAAAGTGAAGCGTATGCTCTCATTGAAACAGGTGAACTAGATGGTTTTATTTTGTTAACCGGTACGCCAACTGTTGTTGTTGAAGGAAGCGACCCGTCTGTGACGAAAGCCGTCATGAAGGATGTACAAGAGTGGTTCGCAAAAGAAGAGACGTCTTTGCAAATGGAGTATGTTCATGGAAATGAAGAAATGGCTATGTTTGATTCCTTTGGTCCCATCTTGCTTGGTTTTTTTGTTTTCTTTTTCGTCTTTTTAGTCAGCGGCGTTTCTTTTTTACGGGAGAGAACGAGCGGTACATTGGAACGCTTACTTGCAAGCCCACTAAAAATCTGGGAGATGGTGCTTGGCTATATTGCCGGATTTGGTATTTTCACCATGATTCAAGCGGCGATTATTTCGTTTTTTAGTATTTATGTGCTCGACATGCTGATGGTTGGAAACGTATCTCTTGTGCTCACCGTCATCGTATTGCTGTCTTTTTCAGCTTTAACACTCGGAATTTTATTATCCGCCTTTGCCAAAAATGAGCTTCAGATGATGCAATTTATTCCTCTTGTGGTCGTACCACAAATTTTCTTTTCTGGGTTGTTTAATTTAGAAACAATTTCTGAATGGTTAAGCTGGATTGGTCCAATTACACCCCTTTATTATGCAGGAAGTGCTTTACGAGATGTGATGTTACGCGGTGCCGAAATAAGTGATTTAACGGGAGATTTACTCGCTTTACTGCTCTTCTCTTTCGTTTTTATCTTGTTAAACATTGCAGCTTTGAAAAAATATCGTAAAATATAA
- a CDS encoding glycerophosphodiester phosphodiesterase, translated as MEIVTRTEKPRARRRKWALVGVISLTLVVMIVQLIPVKKVKDNPFIRTEESPLIIAHRGGAGIAPENTISAFELSEKLGVDILEFDVRLSKDGEVVVFHDERVDRTTNGKGRISEYTLKELQSFDAGYDFVGSEGDFPFRGKGVNIPSIADVLNQFGHMPMVIELKENDELLADQVSEMLNRFNLKDNVLIVSFYDEISNYFYEKNNGEIGMSTPSNISRNFILLHKFFLGNLYPLKEKALQLPTQSGVLDLTTKRLIADAHERNIAVHYWTINDIEMMKYVFEQGADGIMTDYPNKALHLLQQKGEN; from the coding sequence TTGGAGATTGTAACAAGAACGGAGAAGCCACGCGCAAGAAGGAGGAAGTGGGCGTTAGTTGGGGTAATATCGTTGACGTTAGTAGTGATGATAGTGCAATTAATCCCAGTGAAAAAAGTGAAGGATAATCCTTTTATTCGTACCGAGGAATCCCCTTTAATTATTGCTCATCGCGGGGGTGCTGGAATTGCGCCAGAGAATACGATTTCGGCATTTGAATTGTCTGAAAAGCTTGGTGTTGATATCCTTGAGTTTGATGTGAGGTTGTCGAAGGATGGAGAAGTTGTTGTATTTCATGATGAAAGAGTGGACCGAACAACAAATGGGAAAGGAAGAATTTCAGAATATACCCTTAAAGAGTTACAGTCCTTCGATGCTGGTTATGATTTCGTTGGTTCAGAAGGGGATTTTCCTTTTAGAGGAAAAGGCGTGAATATCCCCTCAATAGCCGATGTTTTGAACCAATTTGGGCATATGCCAATGGTGATTGAATTGAAAGAGAATGATGAGTTGCTAGCGGATCAAGTGTCTGAGATGTTAAACCGATTTAATCTGAAAGACAATGTGTTAATTGTTTCCTTCTATGATGAAATTTCCAATTACTTTTACGAGAAGAATAATGGGGAAATTGGCATGAGCACACCTTCAAACATATCAAGAAACTTCATATTACTACATAAATTTTTCCTAGGAAATTTATACCCTCTAAAAGAAAAAGCACTTCAGCTTCCCACACAGTCGGGCGTATTGGATTTAACTACAAAGCGTTTAATTGCCGATGCTCATGAGAGAAATATAGCTGTTCATTACTGGACTATCAATGATATCGAAATGATGAAGTATGTTTTTGAACAAGGTGCCGATGGGATTATGACCGATTATCCGAACAAGGCGCTTCATTTATTACAGCAAAAAGGAGAAAATTGA
- a CDS encoding phosphatase PAP2 family protein yields MNMKLNTEITESKKRPVYYHLGVGAISLLCLTTFLIIANIAKEAKLISFDTVIRDLFIAETESFVFQLFGVITWFGTTPGVIIFLIVMFGVLAFVYRDYRGALLLITMVILTNELNKLLKDFFQRERPSINSAIEAIGYSFPSGHAMTGLLAYGLATYLLLNKHKSFKVSLVVGISGAIFILLLGFSRIVLSAHYPTDVLAGHLMGLTLLIFSIYLYQWLRRKEVPRPTK; encoded by the coding sequence ATGAACATGAAGTTAAATACAGAAATAACAGAGTCAAAGAAACGACCTGTTTATTACCATCTTGGGGTAGGAGCTATAAGTTTACTATGTTTGACTACTTTCCTAATTATTGCGAACATTGCCAAGGAAGCTAAATTAATAAGCTTTGATACGGTGATAAGAGATCTTTTTATCGCAGAAACTGAGTCCTTTGTCTTTCAACTATTTGGAGTAATTACCTGGTTTGGAACAACACCAGGGGTCATCATCTTCCTGATTGTCATGTTTGGTGTGCTGGCGTTTGTTTATCGTGATTATCGCGGGGCTCTCTTGCTTATTACAATGGTTATTTTGACGAATGAATTAAACAAATTATTAAAAGATTTCTTTCAAAGAGAACGTCCTTCCATTAATTCAGCAATTGAGGCAATTGGGTATAGTTTTCCTAGTGGGCATGCTATGACCGGATTATTAGCCTACGGGTTAGCTACGTATTTACTCTTGAATAAGCATAAATCGTTTAAAGTAAGCTTGGTTGTAGGCATCAGTGGAGCTATTTTTATTCTGTTACTAGGATTTAGTCGAATCGTTTTGTCAGCGCATTATCCAACTGATGTTCTTGCAGGTCATTTGATGGGACTGACATTGCTCATTTTTAGTATTTATTTGTATCAATGGCTTCGTAGGAAGGAGGTACCTCGTCCTACCAAATAG
- a CDS encoding YjiH family protein, which yields MTTKFSITHILQFLLPSLLGIFLFMIPIPNPLDEDKAWTIPVAILSDFLQSNIGPIIPALMTILIFITVIGTLWATLFKPTFITENPFLNNLFNVSYVWTLIRVFGAVFAFMTLFEVGPEFVWEPNTGGLLLADGGLLSILFSVFLFAGLFLPLLLNFGLLELFSALLTRIMRPLFTLPGRSSIDALASWLGDGTIGVLLTNKQYEDGYYTKREAAVIGTTFSVVSITFSLVVIKEVGLVEYFLPFYGTVALAGFIAALILPRIPPLSRKPTTFYNGQEGEENAEVVPKGYSALGYGFSKAVQQGRKNANIGHFFKDGTKNVLDMWLGVAPIVMAIGTFALIIAEYTPLFGYLGYPFIPLLELLQIPEAALASETIVVGFADMFLPALIGSGIESELTRFVIACLSVSQLIYLSEVGGLILGSKLPLNLLDLFFIFLLRTLITLPVIVVVAHLLF from the coding sequence ATGACAACAAAGTTCTCGATCACACACATTCTTCAATTTTTACTTCCTTCATTACTCGGAATCTTTCTCTTTATGATTCCCATTCCGAATCCGCTCGATGAAGATAAAGCGTGGACCATTCCAGTGGCCATCCTTTCAGATTTCTTACAGTCGAACATCGGTCCAATCATTCCAGCTTTGATGACTATTCTCATCTTTATTACGGTAATTGGTACTCTTTGGGCAACACTCTTTAAGCCCACCTTTATTACTGAAAATCCTTTCCTAAATAATCTATTTAATGTTTCTTACGTCTGGACCTTAATTCGCGTTTTCGGAGCGGTTTTTGCGTTTATGACCCTTTTCGAAGTAGGACCTGAATTTGTCTGGGAGCCGAATACAGGTGGATTATTATTAGCTGATGGCGGCTTACTTTCCATTCTTTTTTCTGTATTTTTATTCGCTGGACTGTTTTTACCATTACTCCTAAACTTCGGATTATTAGAGCTTTTCAGTGCGCTATTAACACGGATCATGAGACCGCTCTTTACTCTGCCTGGTCGTTCTTCTATTGACGCCCTAGCATCTTGGTTAGGCGATGGGACCATCGGGGTGTTATTAACGAATAAACAATATGAAGACGGTTATTATACAAAAAGAGAGGCAGCCGTTATTGGCACAACGTTTTCAGTTGTATCGATTACGTTTAGCTTAGTCGTTATTAAAGAAGTCGGCTTGGTTGAATACTTTCTTCCCTTTTACGGGACGGTTGCATTAGCTGGATTTATTGCAGCGCTAATTCTTCCGCGAATTCCGCCGCTATCACGCAAGCCGACTACTTTTTACAATGGTCAAGAAGGAGAAGAAAATGCTGAAGTAGTTCCAAAAGGCTACTCTGCTTTAGGCTATGGTTTTTCAAAAGCCGTTCAACAAGGTCGTAAAAATGCAAATATCGGTCACTTCTTTAAGGATGGTACGAAAAATGTTTTGGATATGTGGCTAGGGGTTGCTCCGATCGTGATGGCCATCGGAACATTCGCTCTTATTATTGCGGAATATACACCGCTCTTTGGCTATCTTGGTTATCCGTTCATTCCACTTTTAGAACTTCTGCAAATCCCTGAAGCCGCATTAGCATCTGAAACGATTGTCGTTGGTTTTGCTGATATGTTTTTGCCCGCCTTAATTGGGAGTGGAATTGAGAGTGAACTGACTCGATTTGTCATCGCCTGTTTATCGGTCTCGCAATTAATCTATTTATCTGAGGTTGGGGGTTTAATACTAGGTTCTAAGCTTCCATTGAACTTACTAGACTTGTTCTTTATTTTCTTATTACGTACACTTATTACCCTTCCTGTTATTGTTGTTGTGGCACACTTACTATTTTAA
- a CDS encoding ABC transporter permease subunit, translated as MRNFLRKVMDKSMQLVLACIGIILIGALPYLLTEIGEWKLNWQQYFDAIEEIIIAIFNLDQLTYYGLRGAERPLFPYLYEPILYSLTLLLGALVLAACVALLLTYITMLFSERKRRNIKLVFYLLESIPDLFIIIMFQLFVVYFYKKTNVLLAEIATIDQSKAYLMPVLCLAILPTVQFYRLSMLTFENEEKQNYVELARSIGFGKTAIFLKHMFPNAIISVFFQSKKIIWFMLSNLFVLEFLFNVPGISWFLMENMQPKVVSVTLIAIFLPVFVLYAIGEWLIERKANKGEVML; from the coding sequence ATGAGGAATTTCCTGCGAAAAGTAATGGATAAAAGTATGCAGTTAGTATTAGCGTGCATAGGAATTATTTTAATTGGAGCACTTCCATATCTCTTAACCGAAATAGGAGAGTGGAAATTGAATTGGCAGCAATACTTTGATGCTATTGAAGAGATTATTATTGCTATATTCAATCTAGATCAATTAACCTATTACGGACTCAGGGGAGCTGAGCGCCCACTGTTTCCCTATTTATATGAACCAATTCTGTATTCCCTCACTCTTTTATTAGGGGCTTTAGTCTTAGCTGCTTGTGTAGCGCTGCTTTTAACCTATATTACTATGCTTTTTTCTGAGCGAAAACGACGGAATATTAAACTGGTATTCTATCTTCTAGAGTCTATACCAGATTTATTTATTATTATAATGTTTCAGCTTTTTGTGGTGTACTTTTACAAAAAAACGAATGTATTACTAGCGGAAATTGCGACGATTGATCAATCAAAAGCGTATTTGATGCCAGTTCTTTGTCTTGCTATTTTGCCGACCGTTCAATTCTATCGATTAAGTATGCTAACCTTTGAGAATGAAGAGAAGCAGAATTATGTTGAATTAGCACGGTCAATCGGATTTGGTAAAACGGCGATCTTCTTAAAACATATGTTTCCCAATGCGATTATTTCCGTATTCTTTCAATCGAAAAAAATCATTTGGTTTATGCTATCTAACTTATTCGTACTCGAGTTTCTCTTTAATGTTCCTGGCATTTCATGGTTTTTGATGGAAAATATGCAACCAAAAGTAGTCAGTGTGACGCTGATCGCTATTTTTCTCCCCGTATTTGTGTTGTATGCAATTGGAGAATGGCTTATAGAAAGAAAAGCAAATAAGGGAGAGGTGATGTTATGA
- a CDS encoding GGDEF domain-containing protein, whose amino-acid sequence MEHHMLQIFFLKICVIIFFIFVAGAMMRNQKMKKNGRISWLVGGIAGLVGWELVQLSALFDQTSITDLRHLIVVILATYFGPTAPVLGAVLLATGNIVFFSLNMATLWWSGMILFLGLVFALLSKWKINRIWKFTLFCILSESVIILSFLWSPEFSSVSFSLFLARFAFFIIAGILFFLIAEYIKRNNDLYHVKIIESITDHLTGLQNRRSLDEEISRITTSINQGDATIYSVLLFDIDHFKKLNDSYGHICGDGVLIQLSQLVNEYTEDMQNASLFRYGGEEFCLIVEECYHKEVIALAENIRKIVESTKFQLTPLTSISISISIGVASYPESMDEVDGVIQKADEHLYVAKGQGRNCVVDHCVVREGLLKTV is encoded by the coding sequence ATGGAACATCATATGTTACAAATCTTTTTCTTGAAAATATGTGTCATTATTTTTTTTATCTTTGTAGCGGGAGCGATGATGCGAAATCAAAAGATGAAGAAAAATGGAAGAATCAGTTGGCTGGTTGGTGGAATTGCGGGTCTTGTTGGTTGGGAACTCGTCCAACTCTCGGCTTTATTTGATCAAACCTCAATCACTGATTTGCGTCATCTGATCGTCGTAATACTCGCTACTTATTTTGGCCCTACTGCTCCGGTCTTGGGGGCAGTCCTTCTTGCAACTGGAAATATCGTTTTTTTTAGTTTGAATATGGCAACCTTGTGGTGGTCAGGAATGATTTTATTTCTAGGTCTTGTTTTTGCGTTACTATCCAAGTGGAAAATAAACCGAATTTGGAAATTCACCTTATTCTGTATTCTCTCAGAAAGTGTGATCATCCTCTCTTTTTTATGGAGTCCTGAATTCTCTTCAGTTTCTTTCTCCCTTTTCTTAGCAAGATTTGCTTTTTTCATTATAGCAGGGATATTATTCTTCCTTATTGCTGAATATATTAAGCGAAATAACGACCTCTATCACGTGAAAATAATTGAGTCGATTACCGATCATTTAACTGGATTGCAAAACCGAAGAAGCTTGGATGAAGAAATTTCGCGAATAACCACTTCTATCAATCAGGGTGACGCGACGATATACTCCGTTTTGCTCTTTGATATTGACCATTTTAAAAAATTAAACGACTCTTATGGACATATATGTGGAGATGGCGTGCTGATTCAACTAAGTCAGCTCGTCAATGAATATACAGAAGATATGCAAAACGCTTCGTTATTTCGTTATGGAGGAGAAGAATTTTGTTTGATTGTTGAAGAGTGTTATCACAAAGAAGTCATAGCCTTAGCTGAGAATATTCGTAAAATCGTAGAGAGCACAAAATTTCAGCTTACGCCTTTGACTTCTATCTCGATTTCCATTTCAATCGGAGTTGCTTCGTATCCAGAAAGTATGGATGAAGTGGATGGCGTTATTCAAAAAGCAGACGAACATTTATATGTGGCGAAAGGTCAGGGGAGAAATTGTGTAGTGGATCATTGCGTTGTTAGAGAAGGGTTGCTAAAAACAGTGTAG
- a CDS encoding ABC transporter ATP-binding protein, producing MTPVLMDIQALSKDFGKENVLTNITLQLQEGEIYGLLGPSGSGKTTLIKMMIGLENASEGGITYKGNPLSSKSLFYEVGYMAQGDALYNELTAYENLDFFASLFGMKRSTRKQRIQELMEMVDLSPALYKPVAQYSGGMRRRLSLVIAMLHSPKLLILDEPTVGIDPVLRRKIWNEFQKLKEAGVSLFITTHVMDEAEKCDTLGLIRGGNLIASDSPHQIKEDYHVTTLEDVFLSLEGI from the coding sequence ATGACACCCGTATTAATGGATATTCAAGCGTTGTCGAAAGACTTTGGGAAGGAAAACGTGTTAACCAATATTACATTACAACTTCAAGAGGGCGAAATTTATGGTTTACTCGGTCCATCTGGATCCGGAAAAACGACGTTAATTAAAATGATGATTGGCTTAGAAAATGCGTCTGAAGGAGGTATCACGTACAAGGGTAATCCCCTCTCCTCAAAATCTTTGTTTTATGAAGTGGGTTATATGGCCCAAGGTGATGCCCTATATAATGAGTTGACAGCTTATGAGAATCTCGATTTTTTTGCCTCCCTATTTGGCATGAAAAGAAGCACTCGAAAACAAAGAATTCAGGAACTGATGGAAATGGTCGATTTAAGTCCAGCACTTTACAAACCCGTAGCTCAATATTCTGGCGGGATGCGAAGAAGGCTTTCCTTGGTCATCGCTATGCTTCACTCTCCGAAACTACTAATTTTGGATGAACCAACCGTGGGGATCGACCCCGTGCTGCGTCGGAAAATTTGGAATGAGTTCCAGAAATTGAAAGAAGCAGGCGTTTCCTTATTCATTACGACGCATGTCATGGATGAAGCCGAAAAATGTGACACCTTAGGATTAATACGCGGGGGAAATTTGATTGCGAGTGATTCACCTCACCAAATCAAAGAGGATTACCATGTCACCACCCTCGAAGACGTTTTCTTATCATTGGAGGGAATTTAG
- a CDS encoding TetR/AcrR family transcriptional regulator: MSDEKNLLDFFANEEEKMTEKQRKIIEAAVEMFAEKGYAATSTSQIAKKAGVAEGTIFRHYKTKKDLLIGIVSPMIAKVIAPFVVKDIQKIMDTPYERYEDFLRAVIVNRQEFLLANMNIFRIVVQEIPFHPELKEQFKEHVIKKVNQRFAVLVKHYQQQGQIIEMPTNTAIRFTVSTIIGHLITRHVFFPESDWDDESEIEQTIQLIMYGLGGR, encoded by the coding sequence ATGTCTGACGAAAAAAATTTACTGGATTTTTTTGCGAATGAAGAAGAAAAGATGACAGAGAAACAACGCAAGATCATTGAAGCTGCCGTTGAAATGTTCGCAGAAAAGGGCTATGCCGCAACGTCCACGAGTCAAATCGCCAAAAAAGCAGGAGTGGCCGAAGGAACGATTTTCCGCCACTATAAAACGAAGAAGGATCTACTTATCGGAATTGTCTCACCGATGATCGCAAAAGTAATCGCTCCTTTTGTAGTCAAGGATATACAAAAAATCATGGACACGCCGTATGAGCGGTATGAGGACTTCTTGCGTGCGGTCATCGTAAATCGTCAGGAATTCCTCCTAGCGAATATGAACATCTTTCGCATCGTTGTTCAAGAAATCCCTTTTCACCCTGAACTAAAAGAGCAATTCAAAGAACATGTCATCAAAAAAGTCAACCAACGATTTGCCGTTCTCGTGAAGCACTATCAACAGCAAGGTCAAATCATCGAAATGCCAACAAACACAGCTATTCGATTTACCGTGTCCACAATCATAGGTCATCTCATTACTCGACACGTTTTCTTTCCCGAGAGCGACTGGGATGATGAAAGTGAAATTGAACAAACGATACAGCTCATCATGTATGGGCTAGGTGGGAGATAG
- a CDS encoding ABC transporter permease: protein MRQALKQPLFLIGFTIIFLFLVSSFMYTIIWDNEVRQEFFLRSDDGKIIDASPYGPTGSYIFGTNKEGRDLFGKVIIGAKYTILAAVAVAILRMVLSIPLGFLLGTLFRKQKRFINGFSDSFHFIPLTIVAVYLLRPILIMPMDGFENTLIERLGIEVFILAALSVPILATLIGNETAIVYQKEYVQCAKTIGAGNGRIIRKHIYPALREKLFVLFGQQMMQTLIIFAHLGVLKLFLGGTVVSYGLVSDPPRSLTNEWSGLIGDSIHWIQTAPWIPLAPILCFALVMLAVAMMIEGYVMATSGRSHYFGKAMKSTARDRNELTETEDRIDFEWLKKTS from the coding sequence ATGAGGCAGGCTTTAAAGCAACCTCTTTTCTTAATTGGCTTTACGATCATTTTCTTGTTTCTTGTGAGTAGTTTTATGTATACAATTATTTGGGACAATGAAGTTCGACAAGAGTTTTTCCTTCGTTCAGATGATGGAAAGATTATCGATGCGTCGCCTTACGGACCAACTGGCAGTTACATATTTGGAACGAATAAGGAGGGACGTGATCTCTTTGGCAAAGTCATTATTGGAGCAAAATACACGATACTTGCGGCGGTTGCTGTGGCAATATTGAGGATGGTGCTATCGATTCCACTAGGTTTTTTACTGGGCACTTTGTTCCGGAAGCAAAAGCGTTTTATTAATGGTTTTTCTGATTCCTTTCATTTTATTCCACTAACGATTGTAGCGGTCTACCTTTTACGGCCAATATTGATTATGCCAATGGACGGATTCGAAAATACGTTAATCGAGCGTCTTGGTATTGAAGTGTTTATATTAGCCGCCCTCTCGGTACCCATCTTAGCTACCTTGATTGGAAACGAAACCGCTATCGTGTATCAAAAAGAATATGTTCAATGCGCCAAAACAATTGGGGCAGGTAATGGTCGAATCATTAGGAAGCATATCTACCCGGCGCTCAGAGAGAAGCTTTTTGTTCTATTCGGTCAACAAATGATGCAAACCTTAATTATTTTTGCTCATCTAGGGGTATTGAAGCTATTTTTAGGAGGGACAGTGGTATCCTATGGCCTAGTGTCGGATCCTCCTCGAAGTTTAACAAATGAATGGTCGGGGTTAATCGGTGATTCGATTCACTGGATTCAGACCGCCCCTTGGATTCCTCTTGCTCCAATTTTGTGTTTTGCACTGGTAATGTTAGCGGTTGCCATGATGATAGAAGGCTATGTAATGGCCACATCAGGACGCTCTCATTATTTTGGTAAAGCAATGAAATCAACAGCTAGAGACAGAAATGAATTGACTGAAACCGAAGACAGAATTGATTTCGAATGGTTGAAAAAAACAAGCTAA